The following coding sequences lie in one Colias croceus chromosome 1, ilColCroc2.1 genomic window:
- the LOC123701224 gene encoding uncharacterized protein LOC123701224, with the protein MIKCSEEVTEKGISVRWPESEEGTDIKSDPVCYDAHDIITRNCINNTWIPSTNDLRPCYDTLIISDFGRISSLCPPSFERVSDNNTDYCYQVHRTSSWNYPCLNNGGASVITELSDYDVKSILNSLKEKNISRYFWLPARRSRLFSPIVWYTPGQMWGREVEGYNNLKMQTSVFKSCLLLDIELQVITTELCLIEYPSLCFYTNNIHYPAKCPENYHGVRFTSDASICFGIETSSENLSFEEFPNDTCIPMGDDVDSDLSRYVFKEIANSYDLSVGEWCWFSTSYYDLKDHDFRVAVNDLGSLKLTRRSSDTKLRCKACRTQMLYEEPQLDFEYNDIDNIIYLTIYNPTSLWKYHINDTGVQCFTDAKGYVQVIDINELPFIEIKDNSHSISPNDSLVIEKIVYIIDLITERSAQYWCEGHSKNFSLISTDKIIVNPQGNDVHVFSLAIKVFLSNADVQNELDSKMLELRKNITIIFNADKVLLMEILDYASQKLLVLLHLHISIENTFEDKGENIKAVYEKLQNIAKSELQNYNYTFVNISSSMYCLPSTSFSDGMTLEWELTMIGHITAPKQFCLQANGLPVKRRCLGSYILGSEWGRIEGVCNQNYSPSPTTTFLYEFFKGRIPENVTFRFLTVGLGQALEDVGLLIPADIYYLSISLKHILTMAHTNESSIDMGSISHTAWIMNRIMILDNAYLRLAQTLNSTNVILDAIGGIIEMLAQRGTPRFLTATNTAYEIAIQPHFVIQICHPFKNNISGIAIQHANNSSSFMDIEVIPLYKNTTYEEVLQIKDLEIATWIPEDVLNTLKCLRNDSVNNTSVEKDIQIIINIYHSDAVFQALDPTYYAVNSRIIGISIPGYLPNLEYPIPLIFKDINSSDYKRSCGYWDFDVHKIIPGFWSNKGCYLLQTINKTSICKCYHLTHFGQLINIRERVNSDEDPRNKMNTTPLNIISLIGSFLSLLGIAGIWITAFVFHAWRKKAGTKVLLHLTAAIALPLILIVIFNLDDSIFIEKEGTFYMYEDKATLCIFLGALLHYSVLASFMWMLITASLQFTRYVRVLGVHRPSRFMIKFTLIGWGIPLIPVIIILILDKENYIPNLPMTRNEYAICYPTGFFLIVTVVVPICIILMINIILFISVIYAISHGPDGKMRANDIDLIGAQLRLSIFLFFLLGLTWIFGIFSFTSNLIWSYFFCLTSTLQGFVLFVYFVICDPITRNLWVTLMKPQFRGSTPRESITSLSST; encoded by the exons ATGATA AAATGTTCAGAAGAAGTGACTGAAAAAGGAATATCTGTGCGATGGCCTGAAAGTGAAGAAGGCACTGATATTAAATCTGACCCCGTGTGCTACGATGCGCATGATATAATCACAAGAAACTGTATTAATAACACTTGGATACCTTCCACTAATGATCTACGGCCCTGCTACGACACCCTTATTATTTCAGACTTTGGAAGAATATCATCACTATGTCCGCCTAGTTTTGAGAGAGTATCCGACAATAATACCGATTATTGTTACCAAGTACATCGTACTTCGTCATGGAATTATCCGTGTTTAAATAACGGAGGTGCTTCAGTTATTACTGAACTGAGTGACTATGATGTCAAATCAATTCTCAATTctcttaaagaaaaaaatatatcgagATACTTTTGGTTGCCAGCACGCAGATCAAGACTTTTTAGTCCTATAGTTTGGTATACACCGGGACAGATGTGGGGCAGAGAGGTCGAAGGTTACAACAATTTAAAGATGCAAACGTCTGTATTCAAAAGTTGTCTACTACTAGATATAGAGTTACAAGTAATAACGACAGAATTATGTCTCATAGAATATCCAAGcttatgtttttatacaaataatattcattatcCAGCAAAATGTCCAGAAAATTATCACGGCGTTAGGTTTACTTCCGATGCAAGCATTTGTTTTGGTATAGAAACATCTTCTGAAAACTTATCATTTGAAGAATTTCCAAATGATACGTGTATTCCAATGGGTGATGATGTGGATAGTGATTTAAGTAGatatgtttttaaagaaatagccAACTCATATGATCTATCGGTCGGTGAATGGTGTTGGTTCTCGACATCATATTATGATCTCAAGGATCACG ATTTCCGCGTTGCCGTTAATGATTTAGggtcattaaaattaacaagaaGGTCATCAGATACCAAATTACGTTGTAAGGCTTGTCGAACTCAAATGTTATATGAGGAACCCCAATTGgattttgaatacaatgacattgacaatataatatatttaacaatttataatcCAACAAGCTTATGGAAATACCACATAAACGATACTGGTGTTCAGTGTTTTACAGATGCAAAAGGCTATGTACAGGTTATTGATATAAATGAACTTCCTTTCATAGAAATAAAAGACAATAGTCATTCTATTTCACCCAATGACTCTTtagttattgaaaaaattgtatacatAATTGACCTTATAACGGAACGGTCAGCGCAATATTGGTGTGAAGGCCattcaaaaaatttttcgTTAATATctactgataaaataattgttaatccTCAAGGCAATGATGTGCATGTATTCTCGTTGGCTATAAAAGTTTTTCTTAGTAACGCTGATGTTCAAAATGAACTGGATTCAAAGATGTTAGAGTTAcgcaaaaatataacaattattttcaatgcTGATAAAGTACTTTTAATGGAAATTTTAGATTATGCTTCACAAAAGCTATTAGTATTGttacatttacatatttcAATAGAAAATACATTTGAAGACAAAGGAGAAAATATTAAGGCGGTTTATGAAAAGTTACAGAATATTGCTAAGAGTgagttacaaaattataattacactTTTGTGAATATATCAAGTTCGATGTATTGTTTGCCCTCCACTTCTTTTTCTGATGGTATGACTCTGGAATGGGAATTAACAATGATCGGCCATATAACGGCTCCTAAACAGTTCTGTTTACAAGCTAATGGATTGCCAGTGAAGAGACGATGTCTTGGATCTTATATTCTTGGTAGCGAATGGGGTCGCATTGAAGGAGTCTGTAACCAAAATTATTCTCCATCTCCTACTACCACATTCttgtatgaattttttaaaggAAGGATCCCCGAGAACGTAACATTTCGCTTTCTTACAGTGGGTTTAGGACAAGCACTTGAAGACGTCGGCTTATTAATTCCAGCGGATATATACTACTTatcaatttctttaaaacacATTTTGACCATGGCTCATACAAATGAAAGTTCTATAGATATGGGTTCTATTTCACATACTGCCTGGATCATGAACAGGATCATGATACTTGATAATGCATATCTTAGATTAGCTCAGACACTTAATTCCACAAATGTAATACTAGACGCCATTGGAGGAATAATTGAAATGTTAGCACAAAGAGGCACTCCCAGGTTTTTGACTGCAACTAACACAGCATATGAAATAGCAATACAACCTCATTTTGTAATACAAATATGTCATCCCTTCAAAAACAACATATCTGGAATTGCCATCCAGCATGCAAATAATTCCAGTAGTTTTATGGACATAGAAGTTATacctttatataaaaacacgACTTATGAAGAAGTGTTGCAAATTAAAGATCTCGAAATTGCAACCTGGATTCCGGAAGATGTCTTAAATACGTTAAAATGTCTTAGAAACGATAGCGTTAATAATACTTCTGTGGAGAAAGATATtcagataattattaatatttatcatagTGATGCAGTGTTTCAAGCACTTGATCCTACTTATTATGCTGTAAATAGTCGCATAATAGGTATATCAATACCGGGTTATTTGCCAAATTTAGAATATCCGATACCTTTAATATTCAAAGATATAAACTCTTCTGACTACAAAAGATCTTGTGGTTACTGGGATTTCGatgttcataaaattattcctgGATTTTGGTCTAATAAAGgatgttatttattacaaacaataaataaaactagcATATGTAAATGCTATCATCTGACACATTTTggtcaattaattaatatacgaGAGCGGGTTAATTCTGATGAAGATCCGAGGAATAAAATGAATACTACTCctttaaacataatttcattaattggAAGTTTTTTATCGCTATTGGGAATTGCCGGTATTTGGATAACAGCATTTGTTTTCCATGCGTGGAGAAAAAAGGCTGGCACAAAAGTACTATTGCATTTAACTGCAGCTATTGCGTTACCTTTAATacttatagttatttttaatttagatgattctatttttattgaaaaagagggaacattttatatgtatgaaGACAAGGCAACGCTATGCATTTTCCTTGGTGCGTTATTACATTATTCTGTTTTAGCTAGCTTTATGTGGATGTTAATTACAGCATCTCTACAATTTACCCGGTACGTTCGTGTTTTGGGCGTACATCGTCCTTCCagatttatgataaaattcaCTTTAATAGGATGGGGAATTCCTCTGATTcctgttattattattctgaTTTTggataaagaaaattatataccaaatctGCCTATGACCAGAAATGAGTATGCGATATGTTATCCTACTGGtttctttttaattgtgaCTGTCGTCGTGccaatatgtataattttaatgattaatataattttattcatttctgtGATCTATGCGATTTCTCATGGACCTGATGGCAAAATGAGAGCTAACGATATAGATCTTATAGGAGCGCAACTGCGATTgtcgatatttttattctttctcTTAGGA